Proteins from a single region of Candidatus Wallbacteria bacterium:
- a CDS encoding ankyrin repeat domain-containing protein, giving the protein MKLKAELAPSVLILFFLCTSFTFAANDNAGDKNHQDLYPAEFWTALKIGDIDTLNKLYPEESDIPSFRKKGTNSYSTWRGPPIETTATYNQIEAAEWLKQRGAIVTGKTWYNAIKSSNTDFVKWLISQNEELNILCLVEYRYGYITPLSIAALYNRSEITSLLLDAGASVSLRGQQNSPGQFLESSLSFASSPEVAILLINHGADVNEIAEGGFSQQEYPKEASDLFSELKDDRYSTYRGGTPLNWACRSGRLDVVQTLINYGAVVNQKNGYGVTPLMAASFCGQEKIVEYLIEKGALINERDYIHCSTAMMQAAYQGHLGIVKILLAKGADPALLYYAQRKADRPPGSSKYLDAYSKPTDEVHVYNALDLAKIQGYQEVVSVLSQCSRAHFRPTEDVNLSNDNSTIEHGRLTRIYLSIPLILLLLLMLAKVRMRRKG; this is encoded by the coding sequence ATGAAATTGAAAGCTGAATTAGCACCGTCAGTTTTAATTCTCTTCTTTTTGTGCACCTCTTTCACATTTGCCGCAAATGATAACGCTGGTGACAAGAATCATCAAGATTTGTACCCTGCCGAATTCTGGACAGCGTTGAAAATCGGTGATATCGATACACTGAACAAATTATATCCAGAAGAATCTGACATTCCCTCCTTTAGAAAAAAAGGGACGAACTCTTATTCTACCTGGCGGGGTCCACCCATTGAAACAACCGCTACCTACAATCAGATTGAAGCCGCTGAATGGCTTAAGCAAAGAGGGGCTATTGTCACAGGCAAAACCTGGTACAATGCTATAAAGAGTTCCAACACTGATTTTGTAAAATGGCTGATCTCTCAAAATGAAGAACTCAATATTTTGTGTCTTGTCGAATATCGCTATGGATACATTACTCCACTGAGCATTGCTGCCCTGTATAACAGGTCAGAGATTACCTCACTTCTCCTAGATGCTGGAGCATCAGTTTCATTAAGAGGACAGCAGAACTCACCCGGTCAGTTTTTGGAGTCTTCTTTGTCATTTGCCTCCAGTCCAGAGGTAGCGATACTTCTTATTAACCACGGAGCTGATGTGAATGAAATTGCTGAGGGTGGATTTTCACAACAGGAGTATCCGAAAGAAGCTTCCGACTTATTTAGCGAGCTCAAGGACGACAGATACAGCACTTACCGGGGTGGGACACCGCTAAACTGGGCTTGTCGCAGTGGCAGGCTGGATGTGGTCCAGACTCTAATCAACTATGGAGCTGTAGTCAATCAGAAAAATGGCTATGGTGTGACTCCGCTGATGGCAGCAAGCTTCTGCGGGCAGGAGAAAATTGTGGAATATCTTATTGAAAAAGGAGCTCTGATTAATGAGCGTGATTACATCCATTGCAGCACTGCTATGATGCAGGCAGCATATCAAGGACATCTGGGAATTGTAAAAATACTTTTAGCTAAAGGAGCTGATCCTGCTCTTCTTTACTATGCTCAAAGGAAAGCAGACCGCCCGCCGGGATCTTCAAAATACCTCGATGCATACAGCAAACCTACTGATGAAGTTCATGTTTACAATGCGCTTGACCTAGCCAAAATCCAGGGATACCAGGAAGTTGTTTCAGTATTGTCTCAATGTTCCCGGGCCCATTTCAGGCCGACTGAGGATGTGAACCTAAGCAACGATAATTCGACAATTGAGCACGGAAGATTAACTAGGATTTACCTTTCCATTCCACTGATACTTCTTTTGCTCCTCATGTTGGCAAAAGTAAGGATGCGGAGAAAGGGTTGA
- a CDS encoding ATP-binding protein — translation MITRNITEELIRSAKEYPVVTILGPRQSGKTTLAQMTFPDQPYFSLEDPDVRSAAEADPRGFLGQMKTGGILDEIQRFPLLLSYIQGIVDKAGKKVHFILTGSHQPLLHEAISQSLAGRTAVLTLWPFSISELRNYKPDWSPSELIVKGCFPRLHQDDLDPRRFYNSYLQTYIERDVRALINLRDLSQFQKFLTLLAGRVGQIVNFSSLSNDTGVSHTTIRNWLSVLKASNVIYELPPFFENISKRVIKSPKIYFSDTGLVAFLLGIHTKEQAAHDPLRGNLYENLIIGDIIKGAFNKGIKPELYFFRDSHGNEVDLLIRENGRLIPVEIKSAETFSIDFVKSVKRLEEFELKRVAKGVILYNGNQQFNIQGIRIFNPILISNIWETLTLPIEQNEVE, via the coding sequence ATGATTACTCGAAACATTACTGAAGAGCTGATCAGATCGGCAAAAGAGTATCCGGTTGTAACAATCCTTGGACCTCGGCAATCCGGTAAAACGACTCTGGCTCAAATGACTTTTCCTGATCAACCGTATTTCTCCCTGGAAGACCCGGACGTAAGAAGCGCGGCCGAAGCAGATCCCCGGGGATTTCTCGGTCAGATGAAGACAGGCGGGATACTTGATGAGATACAGCGTTTCCCCTTATTACTCTCATATATCCAGGGCATTGTCGATAAAGCAGGGAAAAAAGTTCATTTCATACTGACCGGCAGCCATCAGCCATTGCTTCATGAAGCGATCAGCCAGTCATTGGCTGGAAGGACAGCTGTTCTGACATTGTGGCCTTTTTCCATTTCTGAACTCCGTAATTACAAACCTGACTGGTCTCCATCCGAATTGATAGTCAAGGGCTGTTTTCCAAGGCTTCACCAGGATGACCTTGACCCGAGAAGGTTTTACAACAGTTACCTGCAGACGTACATCGAACGTGATGTGCGCGCATTGATAAATCTGCGCGACCTCTCTCAGTTCCAGAAATTTCTTACTCTGCTTGCCGGCCGCGTGGGACAGATCGTCAACTTTTCTTCTCTCTCAAACGATACCGGAGTTTCGCATACGACCATCAGAAACTGGCTCAGCGTCCTGAAAGCCTCAAACGTAATTTACGAACTTCCCCCGTTTTTTGAAAATATCAGTAAGAGGGTAATCAAATCTCCCAAGATTTATTTCTCTGATACAGGTCTGGTTGCATTTCTATTGGGCATTCACACAAAAGAACAGGCTGCCCATGATCCATTGCGCGGCAATCTGTATGAGAACCTTATAATCGGAGACATTATAAAAGGGGCTTTTAACAAGGGGATAAAACCGGAACTCTATTTTTTCCGCGACTCGCACGGGAATGAAGTCGACCTTCTGATCAGGGAAAATGGCAGGTTGATTCCTGTTGAAATCAAGTCGGCAGAAACGTTTTCCATTGATTTTGTGAAGAGTGTGAAGCGTCTTGAGGAGTTTGAACTCAAGCGTGTGGCTAAAGGAGTAATCCTTTACAATGGAAATCAGCAGTTCAATATCCAGGGTATCAGAATTTTCAACCCTATTCTGATTAGTAACATTTGGGAAACCTTGACTCTACCTATAGAGCAAAACGAAGTTGAGTAA